The Plasmodium malariae genome assembly, chromosome: 3 genome window below encodes:
- the PmUG01_03035900 gene encoding fam-m protein, with translation MKQKIKFIMFIIIYLFLLLTSIYCLHNDMWVFSKFMDEICKVSGNLDRRNHRSLANCKQDKYSNNVYLKENFRKNGVNKGKDISNNRKGPKGKNKQLNRCLLNKEQYYTEVIDYNNGIFDGKHFHFEKKLIKKKDYDDFLEQSKRVGDIALKKIKLRNYGFGFSIFIIFLLLGIGLPILKGYRLLDNLSNTMPFSFVMFFIVDSVNPVLEKYIYLISFCVLIIIVSIILIITIPKILRNNEKYNKIKLLTE, from the exons atgaaacagaaaattaagtttatcatgtttattataatttacttatttCTACTTTTAACTTCAATATATTGTCTTCATAATGATAtg TGGGTATTTAGTAAATTTATGGATGAAATATGTAAGGTAAGTGGAAATTTAGATAGAAGAAATCATCGATCACTTGCAAATTGTAAACAAGATAAGTATTcgaataatgtatatttaaaagaaaattttcgAAAAAATGGAGTtaataaaggaaaagatatatctaataatagaaaaggaccgaaaggaaaaaacaaacaattaaatagatgtttattaaataaggaACAATACTATACAGAAGttatagattataataatggtatatttgatggaaaacatttccattttgaaaaaaaattgattaaaaaaaaggattatgATGATTTTTTAGAACAAAGCAAGAGAGTTGGTGAtatagctttaaaaaaaattaaacttaGGAATTATGGATTTggattttctatatttattattttcttattgtTGGGAATAGGATTACCTATATTAAAAGGCTATAGATTGTTAGATAATCTTTCAAATACAATGCCTTTTAGTTTTGTTATGTTCTTTATAGTAGATTCTGTAAATCCagttttagaaaaatatatttatctaataTCTTTCTGCGTacttattattatagtatCAATCATACTTATAATAACGATTCCTAAGATTCTAAGaaacaatgaaaaatataacaaaataaaattgttaactgagtaa